The Cynocephalus volans isolate mCynVol1 chromosome 2, mCynVol1.pri, whole genome shotgun sequence genome window below encodes:
- the CCDC92 gene encoding coiled-coil domain-containing protein 92 isoform X1, producing MKLILRLPSRFSPTEPECWKKLQGSGHLDVSMAATNLENQLHSAQKNLLFLQREHASTLKGLHAEIRRLQQHCTDLTYELTLKTSEQTGDGSSRSSELKKRCEELEAQLKVKENENNELLKELEQKNAMIMVLENTIKEREKKYLEELKVKSHKLNMLCSELEQRAGTVAYLTAQLHAAKKKLVSSSGTVDASPSGSPVLASYKPAPPKDKLPETPRRRMKKSLSAPLHPEFEEVYRFGAESRKLLLREPVDAMPDPTPFLLARESAEVHLIKERPLVIPPIASDRSASEQHSPAHEKQHRAHVGVAHRIHHVTPPQAQPEVETLAVDQVHGGKVVRKHSGTDRTV from the exons ATGAAATTAATTCTACGCCTGCCCTCAAGATTCTCACCCACAGAACCTGAGTGCTGGAAGAAGCTGCAAGGCTCAG GTCACCTGGATGTCAGCATGGCAGCCACAAACCTGGAGAACCAGTTGCACAGTGCACAGAAGAACCTCTTGTTTCTTCAGCGTGAGCACGCCAGCACGCTCAAGGGGCTGCACGCCGAGATCAGGCGGCTGCAGCAACACTGCACAG atttAACATATGAGCTGACACTTAAAACTTCTGAGCAGACAG GAGACGGATCTTCTAGAAGCAGTGAACTAAAGAAAAGATGTGAAGAACTGGAAGCTCAACTAAAAgtcaaagagaatgaaaataatgagTTGCTGAAAGAACTGGAGCAGAAGAACGCGATGATCATGGTGCTGGAGAACACCATCAAGGAGCGAGAGAAGAAGTACCTGGAGGAGCTGAAGGTGAAAAGCCACAAGCTGAACATGCTGTGCAGCGAGCTGGAGCAGCGGGCCGGCACTGTCGCCTACCTGACCGCGCAGCTGCATGCCGCCAAGAAGAAGCTTGTCAGCTCCAGTGGCACTGTGGACGCCAGCCCCTCGGGGAGCCCCGTGCTGGCCAGCTACAAGCCAGCACCCCCTAAAGACAAGCTGCCCGAAACGCCTCGCCGTCGCATGAAAAAGAGCCTCTCTGCGCCCCTGCACCCAGAATTCGAAGAGGTCTACAGATTTGGGGCCGAGAGCCGGAAACTGCTTTTGCGTGAACCAGTGGATGCCATGCCTGACCCCACCCCATTTCTGCTGGCCAGGGAGTCTGCCGAGGTCCACCTCATCAAAGAGAGGCCCCTCGTCATCCCCCCCATTGCTTCTGACCGCAGCGCCAGTGAGCAGCACAGCCCGGCCCACGAGAAGCAGCACAGGGCCCACGTTGGGGTGGCTCATCGGATCCACCACGTGACCCCGCCGCAGGCCCAGCCCGAAGTGGAGACGCTGGCGGTCGACCAGGTGCACGGAGGTAAAGTGGTGAGGAAGCACTCAGGGACGGACAGAACTGTGTGA
- the CCDC92 gene encoding coiled-coil domain-containing protein 92 isoform X2 yields the protein MAATNLENQLHSAQKNLLFLQREHASTLKGLHAEIRRLQQHCTDLTYELTLKTSEQTGDGSSRSSELKKRCEELEAQLKVKENENNELLKELEQKNAMIMVLENTIKEREKKYLEELKVKSHKLNMLCSELEQRAGTVAYLTAQLHAAKKKLVSSSGTVDASPSGSPVLASYKPAPPKDKLPETPRRRMKKSLSAPLHPEFEEVYRFGAESRKLLLREPVDAMPDPTPFLLARESAEVHLIKERPLVIPPIASDRSASEQHSPAHEKQHRAHVGVAHRIHHVTPPQAQPEVETLAVDQVHGGKVVRKHSGTDRTV from the exons ATGGCAGCCACAAACCTGGAGAACCAGTTGCACAGTGCACAGAAGAACCTCTTGTTTCTTCAGCGTGAGCACGCCAGCACGCTCAAGGGGCTGCACGCCGAGATCAGGCGGCTGCAGCAACACTGCACAG atttAACATATGAGCTGACACTTAAAACTTCTGAGCAGACAG GAGACGGATCTTCTAGAAGCAGTGAACTAAAGAAAAGATGTGAAGAACTGGAAGCTCAACTAAAAgtcaaagagaatgaaaataatgagTTGCTGAAAGAACTGGAGCAGAAGAACGCGATGATCATGGTGCTGGAGAACACCATCAAGGAGCGAGAGAAGAAGTACCTGGAGGAGCTGAAGGTGAAAAGCCACAAGCTGAACATGCTGTGCAGCGAGCTGGAGCAGCGGGCCGGCACTGTCGCCTACCTGACCGCGCAGCTGCATGCCGCCAAGAAGAAGCTTGTCAGCTCCAGTGGCACTGTGGACGCCAGCCCCTCGGGGAGCCCCGTGCTGGCCAGCTACAAGCCAGCACCCCCTAAAGACAAGCTGCCCGAAACGCCTCGCCGTCGCATGAAAAAGAGCCTCTCTGCGCCCCTGCACCCAGAATTCGAAGAGGTCTACAGATTTGGGGCCGAGAGCCGGAAACTGCTTTTGCGTGAACCAGTGGATGCCATGCCTGACCCCACCCCATTTCTGCTGGCCAGGGAGTCTGCCGAGGTCCACCTCATCAAAGAGAGGCCCCTCGTCATCCCCCCCATTGCTTCTGACCGCAGCGCCAGTGAGCAGCACAGCCCGGCCCACGAGAAGCAGCACAGGGCCCACGTTGGGGTGGCTCATCGGATCCACCACGTGACCCCGCCGCAGGCCCAGCCCGAAGTGGAGACGCTGGCGGTCGACCAGGTGCACGGAGGTAAAGTGGTGAGGAAGCACTCAGGGACGGACAGAACTGTGTGA